The Fusarium falciforme chromosome 7, complete sequence genome window below encodes:
- a CDS encoding HET domain-containing protein: MHKTFADAIAITRGLGIPYLWIDALCIVQGDGGEFESEAGKMAAYYKNAELTLAATDSIDCEGGMLYPSNLRQKFNTSRFRHRDKAAYAFLDSIQTDLESEINSAPLNQRGWALQEGILSRRMVHFSKKQLIWECKTKVASEDGLVDLKKDKIRRPFALPTLWVPLESRYEEWAAVVQGYSGRLLSKARDKTLALAGATTQFIHLLRDEPLVGLWRGDLPAGLLWRATEPRGRVKAVELKSIPSWSWMILDGPVRFNTGRRRSVLSSWIFTTEMKVDEAFVRWKGEELTSEVTQTYLRVSGRLIPFNPASTTVEDIWWDSPSRPDENLFLLAVGQVSHRVRRTWNSAVVSESKDYFLVLCQTAKKNEYSRVGMGVVDNGQEVGGHFAAQSAKTIVLV, from the coding sequence ATGCACAAGACATTCGCAGATGCGATCGCCATCACAAGGGGACTTGGGATACCCTACTTATGGATCGACGCCCTCTGCATCGTGCAAGGTGACGGCGGCGAGTTTGAATCCGAAGCTGGAAAGATGGCCGCTTACTATAAAAATGCCGAGCTTACTCTTGCAGCAACAGACTCGATCGACTGCGAAGGGGGCATGCTCTATCCAAGTAATCTTCGTCAGAAGTTCAACACCAGTCGGTTCAGACACCGGGATAAGGCAGCTTACGCATTTCTGGATTCTATACAGACTGATCTTGAAAGCGAGATCAACTCGGCGCCGCTGAATCAACGAGGGTGGGCACTTCAGGAAGGCATCTTGTCTCGAAGGATGGTCCACTTTTCCAAGAAGCAGTTGATCTGGGAATGCAAGACAAAGGTCGCCAGTGAGGACGGCCTAGTAGACCTGAAGAAAGATAAGATCAGACGGCCATTCGCGCTACCAACACTATGGGTGCCTCTGGAAAGTCGCTATGAAGAATGGGCTGCTGTCGTCCAAGGCTACTCCGGCAGGCTGCTGTCCAAGGCCAGGGACAAAACGCTTGCCCTGGCTGGTGCGACGACACAATTCATTCATCTTCTCCGTGATGAACCCCTAGTGGGATTATGGAGGGGGGATCTTCCCGCCGGGTTGCTCTGGAGAGCTACCGAGCCTAGGGGCCGTGTCAAAGCTGTTGAGCTCAAGTCGATCccctcttggtcttggatgATACTTGATGGACCTGTTAGGTTCAACACTGGGCGCCGGAGATCTGTTCTGAGTTCATGGATATTCACAACGGAGATGAAAGTCGACGAGGCGTTCGTTAGATGGAAAGGTGAAGAGCTAACTTCAGAGGTCACGCAAACATACCTCAGAGTCTCTGGGAGATTGATTCCATTCAACCCAGCTTCAACAACCGTCGAGGATATCTGGTGGGACTCGCCAAGCCGGCCCGATGAAAACCTGTTTCTCCTCGCTGTCGGTCAAGTCAGCCACCGTGTCCGACGGACCTGGAATTCCGCGGTGGTGAGTGAATCCAAGGACTACTTTCTTGTCTTGTGCCAAACCGCCAAGAAGAATGAGTATTCTCGAGTAGGCATGGGGGTGGTTGACAATGGTCAAGAAGTCGGTGGCCATTTTGCGGCCCAGAGCGCGAAGACAATTGTTCTTGTCTAA
- a CDS encoding Protein kinase domain-containing protein: protein MKSTRSASRPQSSRRGLREPKTEHATSPSYALTPPSTHRSQSPYPTPEQAPQSLGLPSPQTWPMDYRTPPSETRKRRIEEPNDSLKTETECVGEDSHSCKESVFLSVRTASIANDFSQPGEPPRLPSTPTLSVISDAGYQQQKDLKVNQEQESPSKYAEDIIITPSTPTSPPPGRTSPHQELSHTQVKLQVQLMRSSQKIKNPMHVGHQGDFLPKTKLDELINEPSVFRELAARSPSESPSELKSDAEAVCAEEKVILGNGKVKTRSFRQIFSILVLIGESRSIRLFMKEAVSDLDLPLIEHSDDVDPNYNKLFRGDWDGNTQKEPLQCTQDWEPGKRRQFCDCQWRVLAPFFSLGVYNHVMHYSLKDQHLLPFIGGKQVHSPGSMRSQSTEIVSGFSQVFRVWIHPNHHGFHKCGPDAQRGFAIKLLQNMDEHVFRKEVNMLKKFSGEGSHPHVVSVLATYEQSGRYHLIFHWADGDLLRYWRKICPNPTFNYGTVLWVAKQLSGLACGLSRFHRHYTNDDHDASNRMEDGDHDGKERPQKRTRLNDTHPPPVQVARSSESSPKNKKEQFGRHGDLKPQNILFFPSSEDKRGILKISDLSQAELHSACSKTRRNTKDIYTLTYRPPETDVEPLVIRQSGDIWSLGCIFLEFVSWMLGGMVLVEEFQKRRMSWDERLQMDSDTFYEREKVEPLQHVGARLKGSVTEHIKLLRSLPNCTDYFKDVLDLISEGMLVIDDSSYSRRDECGKIRSRLQEAYKKCQHQRLYAVGAQRVMDIG, encoded by the exons ATGAAGTCGACTAGGTCAGCGTCGAGGCCTCAATCCTCAAGAAGGGGCCTCAGAGAGCCAAAAACAGAACATGCCACCTCGCCAAGCTATGCGTTGACTCCTCCTTCGACGCACCGAAGCCAATCTCCTTATCCAACTCCGGAACAGGCCCCTCAGTCTCTTGGCCTCCCTTCTCCGCAAACATGGCCAATGGACTACCGGACTCCGCCTTCCGAGACGCGTAAACGACGGATCGAGGAGCCCAATGACTCTTTGAAGACAGAG ACGGAGTGTGTTGGTGAGGACTCACACTCTTGTAAGGAATCTGTTTTTCTGAGCGTGAGGACCGCCAGCATCGCCAATGACTTTTCCCAGCCGGGCGAGCCTCCTCGTCTACCGTCGACCCCAACTCTGAGTGTGATCTCGGATGCAGGATATCAGCAGCAAAAAGACCTAAAGGTCAATCAAGAGCAGGAAAGTCCCTCAAAGTATGCGGAGGACATTATCATCACCCCTTCGACGCCCACTAGTCCACCGCCAGGCCGAACCAGTCCACATCAAGAATTATCTCACACCCAGGTTAAGCTCCAAGTCCAGCTTATGAGGTCATCTCAAAAGATCAAGAATCCTATGCATGTGGGGCACCAAGGTGACTTCCTGCCGAAAACAAAGCTGGACGAGCTTATCAATGAACCATCGGTATTCCGCGAGTTGGCTGCCCGATCACCCAGCGAGAGTCCTAGTGAGCTAAAGAGCGATGCAGAGGCCGTATGCGCTGAAGAAAAGGTGATCCTTGGCAATGGCAAAGTCAAGACCCGATCCTTTCGCCAGATTTTTtccatcttggtcttgatcgGCGAGTCTAGAAGCATTCGACTATTCATGAAGGAGGCCGTCAGCGACCTTGACCTGCCGCTGATAGAGCATTCCGACGACGTCGACCCTAACTATAACAAGTTGTTTCGGGGTGACTGGGATGGCAATACCCAAAAAGAGCCACTGCAGTGCACTCAAGACTGGGAAccagggaagaggaggcagTTTTGCGACTGTCAGTGGAGGGTTCTGGCccctttcttctctcttgGGGTCTACAATCACGTCATGCACTACAGCCTAAAGGACCAGCATCTTCTGCCTTTTATCGGCGGAAAGCAGGTTCACAGCCCAGGGTCGATGAGGAGCCAGTCTACCGAGATTGTCAGCGGGTTCTCGCAAGTCTTCCGAGTTTGGATTCACCCCAATCATCACGGTTTCCACAAATGCGGCCCAGACGCCCAGCGCGGCTTCGCAATCAAGCTACTGCAAAATATGGACGAACACGTTTTCAGGAAGGAGGTCAACATGCTCAAGAAATTCAGTGGTGAGGGGTCCCATCCCCATGTCGTCTCTGTCCTTGCGACCTACGAGCAATCGGGCAGATATCACTTGATATTTCACTGGGCCGATGGAGACTTACTCCGTTACTGGAGAAAGATATGTCCAAACCCCACCTTCAACTATGGCACGGTGCTCTGGGTGGCCAAGCAGCTCTCGGGCTTGGCTTGTGGCCTGTCCCGCTTCCATAGGCACTACACAAACGACGACCATGATGCCAGCAACCGAATGGAGGATGGGGATCACGATGGAAAAGAGCGACCCCAGAAGCGCACTCGATTGAACGACACACATCCTCCTCCCGTGCAAGTTGCTAGAAGCTCTGAGTCAAGTCCCAAAAACAAGAAGGAGCAGTTTGGCCGTCATGGGGACCTCAAACCACAAAACATCCTCTTTTTCCCATCTTCAGAGGACAAGCGAGGAATTCTCAAAATCTCTGATCTGAGCCAGGCGGAACTTCATTCGGCGTGCAGTAAGACACGCCGGAACACCAAGGACATCTACACGCTGACCTACCGCCCTCCAGAGACTGATGTCGAGCCCCTAGTCATCCGCCAGTCTGGGGATATATGGTCCTTGGGCTGTATCTTTCTCGAGTTCGTGTCGTGGATGCTGGGCGGCATGGTGCTGGTGGAGGAGTTTCAGAAGCGACGCATGTCTTGGGACGAGAGACTGCAAATGGATTCTGACACATTCTACGAACGCGAGAAAGTTGAGCCCCTTCAACATGTTGGCGCAAGATTGAAGGGCTCTGTGACCGAG CACATCAAACTATTGCGTTCGCTCCCGAATTGCACCGACTACTTCAAAGACGTTCTCGATCTGATCAGTGAAGGTATGCTTGTTATTGACGACTCCTCTTACAGCCGAAGAGATGAATGTGGAAAGATACGCAGTCGTCTCCAAGAGGCCTATAAGAAGTGTCAACATCAGAGGTTATACGCCGTCGGGGCTCAAAGAGTGATGGATATCGGATAG
- a CDS encoding Fe2OG dioxygenase domain-containing protein gives MASDSPSNLIGLEQQTPEADVPDAASQSPGPDQDRESAPRSPIRRQRKYPVGWSLNDEEYESESGSGSQDYSQSASHDGTSSDHEDGDSLGQLQQWLKSHCKDALFACGGAIPIITDTIEVNAPKGEPSVDENPPSSSASDRASSSSSSSSSSLSTAPSASPHPPVTLRWDPRDPKTPAAHCKLDFPIEESSADNLDRLLADMEPASFGRGGEHVYDESYRKASKMDPSRFTTNFCPYTSGIISVVSQLLLPNPLSEKQRTLKAELYKLNVYTGPSGHFSSHVDTPRSRSQIGSLVVCLPAQHKGGALKVRQEDQLMHFDWDNMDFEGPRIQWAAFYSDCEHEVCEVSSGHRITLTYNLYVTRGDGQLSNHPNALDIGHTPLFGHLEELISDREFLPDGGYLGFYTTHTYPHTFSKACLTDTLKGVDMNVWQAFQRLGCGVCLRPVLITHPFERHGKPSHIGTKFPLENYDWTIDREKDWKDLLNGRWGLENLSMEDVVWLNEADKRTAQAAFTYMTYGNEPSTDLAYSLCAIIVGVPKYTDNGRMALKTTFDSSGGDEGNWDEHPPYPSYDGM, from the exons ATGGCGTCTGATTCTCCCTCTAACCTAATTGGCCTTGAGCAGCAGACTCCCGAGGCGGATGTGCCTGACGCAGCTTCACAATCTCCAGGACCGGACCAAGACCGTGAAAGCGCACCCCGCTCGCCAATCCGCCGACAACGCAAGTATCCTGTCGGATGGTCTCTTAACGATGAAGAATACGAGAGCgagagcgggagcgggagtCAAGATTATAGCCAGAGTGCCTCCCACGACGGGACTAGCAGCGACCATGAAGATGGCGATTCCCTCGGTCAGCTTCAGCAGTGGCTCAAGTCACACTGCAAAGACGCTCTCTTCGCCTGTGGCGGAGCAATACCAATCATTACTGACACTATCGAGGTCAATGCACCAAAGGGAGAGCCATCCGTAGACGAAAACCCCCCATCGAGTTCAGCCTCCGACCGtgcctcaagctcaagctcaagctcaagctcaagcttaAGCACTGCTCCGTCGGCATCCCCTCACCCACCCGTCACTCTGCGATGGGACCCTCGAGATCCTAAGACTCCCGCCGCTCATTGCAAGCTGGATTTTCCTATCGAGGAGTCTAGTGCGGACAATCTCGATCGCCTGCTTGCTGATATGGAGCCCGCATCCTTTGGCCGCGGAGGAGAACATGTGTACGACGAGAGCTACCGCAAAGCTTCCAAGATGGACCCTTCTCGCTTCACCACCAACTTCTGTCCCTATACCTCAGGCATAATCAGTGTCGTGtctcagctcctcctcccaaaCCCGCTTTCGGAGAAACAGAGGACCCTCAAGGCTGAATTATACAAGCTCAAT GTGTATACTGGGCCATCTGGTCACTTCAGCTCCCATGTCGACACTCCTCGCTCCCGTTCTCAAATCGGATCGCTGGTGGTTTGTTTGCCTGCCCAACACAAGGGAGGTGCCTTGAAAGTCCGTCAGGAAGATCAACTCATGCACTTTGACTGGGACAATATGGATTTCGAAGGACCTCGGATTCAATGGGCTGCTTTCTACAGCGACTGCGAGCATGAGGTGTGTGAGGTATCCTCTGGTCACCGCATCACCCTCACGTACAACCTGTACGTTACTCGAGGCGATGGCCAGCTGTCAAACCACCCCAATGCCCTTGATATTGGCCACACACCTCTCTTCGGGCACCTTGAAGAACTTATAAGCGATAGGGAGTTCTTGCCAGATG GCGGCTATCTTGGCTTCTACACCACCCACACCTATCCTCACACCTTTTCAAAGGCCTGTTTGACCGACACCTTGAAAGGTGTTGACATGAACGTTTGGCAAGCCTTTCAACGCCTCGGGTGTGGTGTATGCCTGCGGCCAGTCTTGATCACCCATCCTTTCGAAAGACATGGCAAGCCCAGTCATATTGGCACCAAGTTTCCCCTAGAAAATTACGACTGGACTATCGACCGGGAGAAGGATTGGAAAGACCTTCTCAATGGACGCTGGGGCCTTGAGAATCTTTCTATGGAAGATGTAGTCTGGCTGAACGAAGCCGACAAACGCACTGCGCAAGCAGCGTTTACTTACATGACT TACGGAAACGAGCCCAGCACGGATCTTGCCTACTCACTCTGTGCGATAATCGTCGGGGTTCCAAAGTACACTGACAATGGGAGGATGGCATTGAAAACAACCTTTGATTCATCTGGAGGGGACGAAGGTAACTGGGATGAGCATCCACCATACCCTTCTTACGATGGCATGTAG
- a CDS encoding AMP-binding domain-containing protein: protein MTTYQTPLAALYTSTRDYPSVTALRIPKEGVAELSWKDITFTNFTKDIEACARYWANEFLERGIKERSVIGLWLKGSSYTDLVHIWGIYRAGFIPQLVSLKMTDPSVVYNLLKKSQAAVLIHDASFQSVVADSPVKAYPAEDILTSKHDHLPLPHLKMSPEAKDIIMIYHTSGSTSGIPKLVPLTAKWFDCVTSKTACFDEILPSTRPQRVQVSIGSFSHIGSTMLLIDAICRGGCYVLPTEIPYSNDELRQIINQCGLTRLNMFPAFLSNVLHEARRDASLLKALQGLEYIMYGGSALDPTDEAWACSQGLHLVNVFGSTEVGVMMISEDTTNPSYLTTLPGSTYEYVPLEEDTHMDEQLLELVVVPESADCPDVSLRSSEDGKFHTGDFFVEVKPGQFVAKGRNDDWIKMAMALRCDTGLIEANAMETCGHDLIDAVVVVGAGRPSPSMIVELREGASIGPEEHDEEIGLWRIKNEILFRINPFHKRRYMHERIDDARFILIVPRGTLPRTATKGNIRRKQVEEMFKSRLDKVYKEWTMPKDSVQGNHYLVVN from the exons GGACTATCCATCCGTGACAGCACTGAGAATCCCTAAAGAAGGGGTGGCAGAACTGTCTTGGAAGGATATCACCTTCACTAACTTCACCAAGGACATTGAGGCTTGTGCCAGGTACTGGGCCAATGAGTTTCTGGAGAGAGGTATCAAGGAGCGATCTGTCATTGGACTATG GCTGAAAGGCTCGTCTTACACGGATCTCGTACACATATGGGGCATCTACCGAGCTGGCTTCATCCCACAGCTCGTCTCTCTAAAGATGACGGATCCATCTGTCGTCTACAATCTCCTCAAGAAGTCACAGGCCGCAGTTCTGATCCATGATGCCAGCTTCCAATCAGTTGTCGCCGACAGCCCTGTGAAGGCCTACCCTGCTGAGGACATTCTCACCTCCAAGCATGACCACTTGCCACTGCCTCACTTGAAGATGTCACCGGAAGCCAAGGACATCATCATGATCTATCATACATCGGGTTCGACGTCCGGTATCCCGAAGCTTGTGCCGTTGACAGCGAAATGGTTCGACTGTGTCACCAGCAAGACGGCATGCTTCGACGAGATACTTCCTTCGACAAGGCCACAGAGGGTTCAGGTTTCCAT TGGAAGCTTCAGCCACATTGGAAGCACCATGCTCCTCATCGACGCTATTTGCCGTGGAGGCTGCTATGTCCTCCCGACCGAGATACCATACTCGAATGACGAGCTCCGACAGATAATCAACCAATGTGGACTGACTAGATTGAACATGTTTCCCGCCTTCTTGTCCAACGTCCTTCACGAAGCCCGCCGAGACGCCTCCTTGCTCAAAGCTCTTCAGGGATTGGAGTACATCATGTACGGTGGTTCAGCTCTGGACCCCACAGATGAAGCATGGGCCTGCAGTCAAGGCCTCCATCTGGTCAACGTCTTTGGTTCCACTGAAGTAGGCGTCATGATGATTTCTGAGGACACTACAAACCCATCTTATCTGACGACTCTCCCCGGCTCCACCTATGAGTATGTGCCGTTGGAGGAGGACACACATATGGATGAGCAGCTGCTTGAACTCGTAGTAGTTCCTGAATCGGCTGATTGTCCAGACGTCTCCTTGCGGAGCTCCGAGGACGGGAAGTTCCATACGGGTGATTTCTTTGTGGAGGTGAAGCCTGGTCAGTTCGTGGCCAAAGGACGCAACGATGACTGGATCAAGATGGCCATGGCTCTTCGATGCGATACAGGCTTAATCGAGGCGAACGCCATGGAAACATGTGGACATGACCTCATTGATgctgtcgtcgttgtcggtGCTGGACGACCCTCTCCCTCGATGATCGTGGAACTTCGAGAAGGTGCATCGATCGGACCTGAAGAGCACGACGAGGAAATAGGACTCTGGAGGATCAAGAACGAGATTCTGTTCAGGATCAATCCCTTTCACAAACGGAGGTACATGCATGAGCGCATCGATGACGCACGATTTATCTTGATCGTTCCTCGAGGAACACTGCCACGAACGGCAACGAAGGGCAATATCAGGAGGAAGCAAGTTGAAGAGATGTTCAAGAGCCGACTTGACAAGGTGTACAAGGAGTGGACGATGCCCAAGGATTCGGTGCAAGGAAACCATTATCTTGTGGTCAACTGA
- a CDS encoding Lactamase-B domain-containing protein, producing the protein MKLFKKIELWKAVVYLSYLPKALGQNDKSDFSSWFNITEFPNPQLANVARLQAEAQDLAEGRLWYDYVHRCINAQKYPTISNNAQTPGWVTPAQAFDSLFFVGYSFVSSWAIDTGDGIILIDALNNAEEAEKVIIPGLMAFGYTTRDIKALVITHEHFDHYGGAAWFQDAFNTSIYASSAAWIGMKKLEGTPSVDKTLDEGDVLEIGNTTVRVFSTPGHTPGTISLIFPVYDRGQKHIAGLYGGGGIPSKAEDKSTQVESFQRFSRLAKEAGVDVLLSNHQTQDHTLQNLDVLANRQCLGKKCSLPNPFVVGNKQYVRYLELMAKCVELQAARQGQSLDL; encoded by the coding sequence ATGAAACTCTTTAAGAAAATTGAACTATGGAAGGCCGTGGTCTACCTTTCATATCTTCCCAAGGCACTAGGACAGAACGACAAGAGTGACTTTTCGTCATGGTTCAACATCACTGAGTTCCCCAACCCCCAGCTCGCCAACGTCGCACGTCTTCAGGCAGAGGCCCAAGATCTCGCCGAGGGGAGACTCTGGTATGACTACGTACATCGGTGCATCAACGCCCAGAAGTACCCGACAATCTCCAACAACGCCCAGACTCCTGGCTGGGTCACCCCTGCGCAGGCTTTCGACTCCCTCTTTTTTGTTGGGTACTCATTTGTGTCATCCTGGGCTATCGACACGGGCGATGGAATTATCTTGATTGACGCGCTCAACAACGCTGAGGAGGCCGAAAAGGTCATCATCCCGGGACTAATGGCCTTTGGGTATACTACCCGTGACATCAAAGCTCTGGTCATCACTCACGAGCATTTCGACCACTACGGCGGAGCTGCTTGGTTCCAGGATGCGTTCAATACTTCTATCTACGCGTCCAGCGCGGCATGGATTGGCATGAAGAAACTTGAAGGCACCCCAAGCGTTGACAAGACTCTTGACGAGGGTGACGTCTTGGAGATCGGCAACACCACGGTGCGCGTCTTTTCGACTCCAGGTCACACACCTGGCACCATCTCTCTGATATTCCCCGTCTATGACCGCGGCCAAAAGCACATTGCAGGATTGTACGGCGGCGGAGGCATCCCCAGCAAGGCGGAGGACAAGTCCACCCAGGTCGAGTCGTTTCAGAGGTTCAGCCGCCTGGCTAAGGAAGCGGGTGTGGATGTCCTGCTAAGCAATCACCAGACGCAGGACCACACTCTACAAAATCTGGATGTTCTGGCAAACCGACAGTGCTTGGGCAAGAAATGCAGCTTGCCAAACCCGTTTGTTGTTGGGAATAAGCAATATGTGCGGTACTTGGAGTTGATGGCCAAGTGTGTCGAGTTGCAGGCGGCGAGACAGGGCCAGAGTCTCGATCTTTGA